A genomic stretch from Poecilia reticulata strain Guanapo linkage group LG20, Guppy_female_1.0+MT, whole genome shotgun sequence includes:
- the apodb gene encoding apolipoprotein Db, whose protein sequence is MSAVYLVLLLLPLVSAQTFHWGPCPSPAVQPGFDVQKYLGRWYEIARLPNSFEKGKCMEANYALRKDGTIRVLNSQLYKDKVSTAEGTAVVXDTREMAKLGVSFSYFTPYSPYWVLTTDYTSLAVVYSCTDILRLFRVEYAWILSRSRFLPPLTVRYAKELLVREGIDISRMKATDQNCKDN, encoded by the exons ATGTCTGCCGTCTACCTCGTCCTSCTGCTGCTGCCTCTGGTCTCAGCTCAGACGTTTCACTGGGGTCCCTGTCCCAGTCCGGCAGTGCAGCCCGGCTTCGACGTCCAAAAG TACCTGGGACGGTGGTACGAGATAGCSAGGCTTCCCAATTCCTTTGAAAAGGGGAAATGCATGGAGGCGAATTACGCCTTGAGGAAAGATGGAACCATCCGRGTCCTGAACTCTCAGCTGTA TAAAGATAAAGTGAGTACAGCAGAAGGGACAGCTGTGGTTCSTGATACCAGGGAAATGGCCAAACTCGGAGTCAGCTTCTCATACT TCACTCCCTACAGCCCGTACTGGGTCCTCACCACCGACTACACCAGCCTGGCGGTGGTGTACTCCTGCACGGACATCCTCCGCCTGTTCCGAGTCGAGTACGCCTGGATCYTGTCACGGTCACGCTTCCTGCCGCCGCTGACGGTTCGCTACGCCAAAGAGCTGCTGGTCAGAGAAGGAATCGACATCTCCAGGATGAAGGCCACCGATCAGAACTGCAAAGACAACTAG